A region from the Pseudomonas sp. P8_229 genome encodes:
- a CDS encoding IS481 family transposase: MSWEEVSTVQLRTEFVLLARQEGANVRQLCRRFNISPSTAYKWLKRFETSGAEGLINQSRRPKTSPKRCADETEQQILTVSQEYAAWGARKLKRVLEDEGAVMPSVSTVHAVLQRHSRVDPKAAEIKPFIRLEHEAPNDLWQMDFKGHISLAQGRCHPLTILDDHSRFSLCIAACINEQRETVQEHLIRVFRRNGLPLRMTMDNGSPWGDQTGVYTALEVWLMSQGIKVGHSRPYHPQTQGKLERFHRSLKNEVLRDRHFIDLNDAQRAFDIWRDIYNQKRPHQALDMQVPATRYSSSPREYQEQPAAPEYDEGDVVRKVQVKGEIYWGNREYTVGKAFYGRSVVIRETTEDGIHDVYWSRHRIAQIDLNLQIVTAGKKI, translated from the coding sequence GTGTCTTGGGAAGAGGTGTCCACCGTGCAGCTTCGTACAGAATTCGTACTTTTGGCTCGGCAGGAAGGGGCCAATGTTCGGCAGCTTTGCCGTCGATTCAACATCAGCCCAAGCACCGCCTACAAATGGCTCAAGAGGTTTGAAACCTCAGGTGCAGAGGGATTGATCAATCAGTCTCGACGACCAAAGACGTCCCCCAAACGCTGCGCTGACGAGACTGAACAGCAGATTCTGACCGTGAGTCAGGAGTACGCGGCTTGGGGCGCTCGCAAGCTCAAGCGCGTGTTAGAAGACGAAGGCGCAGTGATGCCTTCCGTCAGTACTGTGCATGCGGTTTTACAGCGTCATTCGCGTGTCGACCCAAAGGCCGCTGAGATCAAACCGTTTATCCGACTCGAACATGAAGCGCCCAACGATCTTTGGCAGATGGACTTCAAGGGGCATATCAGCCTGGCTCAGGGGCGTTGCCATCCGTTGACGATATTGGACGATCATTCGCGGTTTTCGCTGTGCATCGCGGCATGCATCAATGAGCAACGTGAAACCGTCCAAGAGCATCTAATCCGGGTCTTTCGGCGTAACGGCCTGCCTTTGCGCATGACGATGGACAACGGTTCGCCCTGGGGTGACCAGACGGGCGTTTATACCGCGCTGGAGGTCTGGCTGATGAGCCAAGGCATCAAGGTCGGCCACTCTCGTCCTTATCATCCGCAAACCCAAGGAAAGCTGGAACGCTTCCACCGCAGCCTGAAAAATGAAGTCCTGCGAGACCGGCATTTTATCGATCTCAACGACGCGCAACGGGCATTTGATATTTGGCGTGATATCTACAACCAGAAGCGTCCGCATCAAGCGTTGGACATGCAGGTTCCTGCCACTCGTTACAGCAGCAGCCCACGGGAATATCAGGAGCAACCCGCGGCCCCGGAGTACGACGAAGGTGATGTGGTCAGGAAGGTTCAGGTGAAGGGCGAGATTTACTGGGGGAATCGTGAATACACAGTCGGAAAGGCTTTTTACGGAAGATCAGTAGTTATCCGGGAAACGACGGAGGACGGCATCCACGATGTCTACTGGAGTAGACATCGTATCGCCCAAATCGACTTGAACTTGCAGATCGTGACGGCAGGTAAGAAGATCTAA
- a CDS encoding aspartyl/asparaginyl beta-hydroxylase domain-containing protein, producing MTFSLAAKVLVLLLFVGSILYVHLRGKARLPVLRQFVNHSALFAPYNALMYLFSGVPSKPYLDRSKFPELDVLRDNWETIRDEAMHLFDEGYIRAAEKNNDAGFGSFFKKGWKRFYLKWYDKPLPSAETLCPKTVALVSAIPNVKGAMFALLPGGSHLNPHRDPFAGSLRYHLGLSTPNSDDCRIFVDGQVYAWRDGEDVMFDETYVHWVKNETEQTRVILFCDVERPLRNRLMTRINRAISAWLGRATAPQNLDDERVGGINQAYAWSKNFSDKFSGVVKQWKRRNPKAYRILRPILAVVVLTLLGYWLFG from the coding sequence ATGACCTTTTCGTTAGCCGCCAAGGTGTTGGTGTTGCTGCTGTTTGTGGGCAGCATCCTCTATGTGCATTTGCGCGGCAAGGCGCGTTTGCCGGTCCTGCGTCAGTTCGTCAACCACTCGGCGCTGTTCGCTCCGTATAACGCCCTGATGTACCTGTTCTCCGGTGTGCCGTCCAAACCGTATCTGGATCGCAGCAAGTTTCCGGAACTGGATGTGCTGCGCGACAACTGGGAAACCATTCGCGACGAGGCCATGCACTTGTTCGACGAGGGCTACATCCGCGCCGCCGAGAAGAACAATGACGCCGGTTTCGGTTCCTTCTTCAAGAAGGGCTGGAAGCGTTTCTACCTCAAGTGGTACGACAAACCGCTGCCGTCGGCCGAAACCCTGTGCCCGAAAACGGTGGCGCTGGTCAGTGCGATTCCCAACGTCAAAGGCGCGATGTTCGCGCTGTTGCCGGGTGGCAGCCACCTGAACCCGCACCGCGATCCGTTTGCCGGTTCCCTGCGTTATCACCTGGGCCTGTCGACGCCTAACTCCGACGATTGCCGGATCTTCGTTGACGGTCAGGTCTACGCCTGGCGTGACGGTGAAGACGTGATGTTCGACGAGACTTACGTGCACTGGGTCAAGAACGAAACCGAACAGACCCGCGTCATCCTGTTCTGCGACGTCGAACGCCCGCTGCGCAACCGCCTGATGACCCGAATCAACCGCGCCATCAGTGCCTGGCTGGGCCGTGCCACCGCTCCGCAGAACCTTGATGATGAGCGCGTCGGCGGGATCAACCAGGCCTATGCGTGGAGCAAGAATTTCAGTGACAAGTTCAGCGGCGTGGTCAAACAGTGGAAACGTCGCAATCCCAAGGCCTACCGCATCCTGCGGCCAATTCTGGCAGTGGTGGTGCTGACGCTGTTGGGGTATTGGCTGTTTGGTTGA
- the aceK gene encoding bifunctional isocitrate dehydrogenase kinase/phosphatase — protein MPQQWPATDIARMILDGFDDYREHFRRITDGARERFEQARWQETQTASAARINLYEEKVGETIARLREHFDDETLMNVSSWPLVKSAYISVIDLRFDDELSETWYNSIFCGLFSHDLISDGCMFIHTTRPSLRRARAAQTRTYKPQGQLSSMLASIFADYRFSEDYADLPGDLQRLEAQLRENLPDWVCKDPELAVELFSSVLYRNKGAYLVGRIYTRDEQWPLVIPLLHREGRGIQIDALITDEADVSIIFSFTRSYFMVDVPVPAEFIGFLRRILPGKHIAELYTSIGFYKHGKSEFYRALINHLASTDDQFIMAPGVRGMVMSVFTLPGFNTVFKIIKDRFSPSKNVDRATVIEKYRLVKSVDRVGRMADTQEFADFRFPLSKFDPACLEELLEVAPSTVSVEGDTVLIRHCWTERRMTPLNLYLENANDAQVREALEDYGLAIKQLAAANIFPGDMLLKNFGVTRHGRVVFYDYDEICFLTEANFRHIPAPRTPEDEMASEPWYSIGPLDVFPEEFPPFLFADSAQRKLFDQLHGELYNADYWKGLQEAIRAGKIIDVFPYRRKGLDNE, from the coding sequence ATGCCGCAGCAATGGCCAGCCACCGACATCGCCCGCATGATTCTCGATGGCTTTGACGATTACCGCGAGCATTTCCGGCGGATCACCGATGGCGCGCGCGAACGCTTCGAGCAGGCGCGCTGGCAGGAGACGCAGACCGCGTCGGCCGCGCGGATCAATCTCTACGAAGAAAAGGTCGGCGAAACCATCGCCCGGCTGCGCGAGCACTTCGACGACGAGACGCTGATGAATGTCAGTAGTTGGCCGCTGGTGAAAAGCGCCTACATCAGCGTGATCGACCTGCGCTTTGATGATGAGCTGTCCGAGACCTGGTACAACTCGATCTTCTGCGGGCTGTTCAGCCATGACCTGATCAGCGACGGTTGCATGTTCATCCACACCACCCGTCCGAGCCTGCGCCGCGCCCGGGCTGCGCAAACCCGCACCTACAAGCCGCAAGGCCAGCTGTCGTCGATGCTCGCGAGCATCTTTGCCGACTACCGCTTCAGCGAGGACTACGCCGATTTGCCCGGCGACCTGCAGCGCCTCGAAGCGCAGTTGCGCGAGAACCTGCCGGACTGGGTGTGCAAGGATCCGGAACTGGCCGTCGAGCTGTTTTCCTCGGTGCTGTACCGCAACAAAGGCGCGTATCTGGTCGGGCGCATCTACACCCGCGACGAGCAGTGGCCGCTGGTGATCCCACTACTGCACCGTGAGGGCCGCGGAATTCAGATCGACGCGCTGATCACCGATGAAGCCGATGTGTCGATCATCTTTTCCTTCACCCGCTCGTATTTCATGGTCGATGTGCCGGTGCCAGCGGAATTCATCGGGTTCCTGCGGCGTATCCTGCCGGGCAAGCACATCGCCGAGCTGTACACCTCGATCGGTTTCTACAAGCACGGCAAGTCCGAGTTCTACCGGGCGCTGATCAATCACCTGGCCAGCACCGACGACCAGTTCATCATGGCCCCCGGCGTGCGTGGCATGGTCATGAGCGTGTTTACCCTGCCGGGCTTCAATACCGTGTTCAAGATCATCAAGGACCGCTTCTCGCCGTCGAAAAACGTCGACCGGGCAACGGTCATCGAGAAGTACCGTTTGGTGAAAAGCGTCGACCGGGTCGGGCGCATGGCCGATACCCAGGAGTTCGCCGATTTCCGTTTTCCGCTGAGCAAATTCGATCCGGCGTGCCTTGAAGAACTGCTTGAGGTCGCGCCGTCGACGGTCTCGGTCGAAGGCGACACAGTGCTGATCCGCCACTGCTGGACCGAACGGCGGATGACCCCGCTCAACCTCTATCTGGAAAACGCCAATGATGCGCAGGTGCGCGAGGCGCTGGAGGATTATGGTCTGGCGATCAAACAACTGGCGGCGGCCAACATCTTTCCCGGCGACATGCTGCTGAAGAATTTCGGCGTCACTCGGCACGGGCGGGTGGTGTTCTATGACTACGACGAGATCTGTTTCCTGACCGAAGCCAACTTCCGCCACATCCCCGCGCCGCGTACGCCGGAGGACGAAATGGCCTCGGAGCCGTGGTACTCGATCGGGCCACTGGATGTGTTTCCCGAAGAGTTTCCGCCGTTCCTGTTTGCTGATTCGGCGCAACGCAAACTGTTCGATCAGTTGCATGGCGAGTTGTACAACGCCGATTACTGGAAGGGTTTGCAGGAGGCGATTCGGGCGGGGAAAATCATTGATGTTTTCCCGTATCGACGCAAAGGTCTCGATAACGAGTAG
- a CDS encoding DMT family transporter: MSAVDIFRMLSLAAIWGASFLFMRIIAPVIGTIPTAFFRVSIAAVGLLVILGLMRISWDFKGKLKTVMLLGVINSGIPATLYSVAAQVLPAGYSAIFNATTPLMGVLIGGLFFSEKLTVAKLAGVFLGLFGVGVLTRAGPVAFDMQLLMGALACLLATTCYGFAGFLTRRWLDHSGGLDSRLSAVGSMLGASLFLLPLFGYSVITAPPASWGGWNVWLSLLGLGLGCTAFAYIIYFRLLSSIGPVKSMTVTFMIPAFGVLWGALLLDEPLSMAHLYGGVLIALALWLVLKPAVVKPSAATAR; this comes from the coding sequence GTGAGCGCTGTCGATATTTTCCGCATGCTGTCGCTGGCCGCCATCTGGGGCGCGAGCTTCCTGTTCATGCGCATTATTGCGCCGGTGATCGGCACGATTCCGACCGCATTCTTTCGCGTGTCGATTGCTGCCGTCGGTCTGCTGGTGATTCTCGGCCTGATGCGCATCAGCTGGGATTTCAAGGGCAAACTGAAAACCGTGATGCTGCTGGGCGTGATCAACTCGGGGATTCCGGCGACGCTGTATTCGGTGGCGGCGCAAGTGTTGCCGGCCGGTTATTCGGCGATCTTCAATGCCACCACGCCGTTGATGGGCGTGTTGATTGGCGGGCTGTTTTTCAGTGAAAAGCTCACTGTCGCCAAACTGGCGGGGGTGTTCCTCGGCTTGTTCGGTGTCGGTGTGCTGACGCGTGCAGGGCCGGTGGCCTTCGACATGCAATTGCTGATGGGCGCCCTCGCCTGCCTGCTTGCCACCACTTGTTATGGTTTCGCCGGATTTCTCACGCGACGCTGGCTGGATCATAGCGGTGGGCTCGACAGTCGCCTCTCGGCCGTGGGCAGCATGCTCGGCGCCTCGCTGTTTCTCTTGCCGTTGTTCGGCTACAGCGTGATCACCGCCCCCCCGGCAAGCTGGGGTGGGTGGAATGTCTGGCTGTCACTGCTGGGTCTGGGGCTGGGTTGCACGGCGTTCGCCTACATCATTTATTTCCGCCTGCTCAGCTCCATCGGCCCGGTCAAATCGATGACCGTGACCTTCATGATCCCGGCATTCGGCGTGTTGTGGGGAGCGTTGCTGCTGGATGAGCCGTTGTCGATGGCTCACCTGTATGGCGGGGTGTTGATTGCACTGGCGTTGTGGCTGGTGCTGAAGCCTGCGGTGGTGAAGCCTTCTGCCGCAACAGCCCGATGA
- a CDS encoding DMT family transporter, whose translation MFVLSKKSALAATSTSLFVLLWSSGAIFSKWGLAHASPFAFLLIRFVIALCGLLLLAPLLKLKLPKGGRSMLYAIATGVVLLGAYQIFYLLALNTKVTPGVMATIMGVQPILTVVLMERQRSASRMFGLALGLAGLIMVVYQGIGLAGMSWAGMLFGLLALASMTLGSIMQKRITDNPLGTLPVQYLAGLLLCGIFVPFQPFHFEHGAGFIVPVLWMGLVVSVLATLLLYRLIARGNLVNVTSLFYLVPAVTAVMDYLIFGNRLAALSVLGMLLIIVGLAFVFRKSAG comes from the coding sequence ATGTTTGTCCTTTCGAAAAAGTCCGCGCTCGCGGCGACGTCCACGAGCCTGTTCGTTCTGCTGTGGAGCAGTGGGGCGATCTTCTCCAAATGGGGCCTGGCCCACGCGTCGCCCTTTGCCTTTCTGCTGATTCGTTTTGTGATCGCCCTCTGCGGGCTGCTGCTGTTGGCGCCCCTGCTCAAATTGAAGTTGCCCAAGGGCGGCAGGTCGATGCTGTATGCGATCGCCACCGGGGTGGTGCTGTTGGGGGCCTACCAGATTTTCTATCTGCTGGCGCTGAACACCAAAGTTACGCCGGGGGTGATGGCGACCATCATGGGCGTGCAGCCGATCCTCACCGTGGTACTGATGGAGCGCCAGCGCTCGGCGAGCCGGATGTTCGGTCTGGCGCTGGGCCTGGCGGGTCTGATCATGGTGGTTTACCAGGGGATCGGTCTGGCCGGGATGTCCTGGGCGGGTATGCTGTTCGGCCTGCTGGCGCTGGCGAGCATGACTCTGGGCTCGATCATGCAGAAACGCATCACCGATAACCCCCTCGGCACGCTGCCGGTGCAGTACCTGGCCGGACTGTTGTTGTGCGGGATTTTCGTGCCGTTTCAGCCGTTCCACTTTGAACACGGCGCAGGTTTCATCGTGCCGGTCTTGTGGATGGGGCTGGTGGTGTCGGTGCTGGCGACGCTGTTGCTGTATCGCCTGATCGCCCGGGGCAATCTGGTGAATGTCACCAGTTTGTTCTATCTGGTGCCGGCGGTGACGGCAGTGATGGACTATCTGATTTTCGGCAATCGTCTGGCGGCGTTGAGCGTACTGGGGATGCTGTTGATCATTGTCGGTCTGGCGTTTGTGTTCCGTAAATCTGCTGGATAA